From a region of the Daphnia magna isolate NIES linkage group LG1, ASM2063170v1.1, whole genome shotgun sequence genome:
- the LOC116936509 gene encoding uncharacterized protein LOC116936509 gives MPPLPMPDEFLIDEEETHLKSELENNAVPSSVDNSNGLVIRVEHERETAEFDSPGNLEEEVDSLTLFISVSDVRIYAHVIFRIHQHIECVIRECNAWKNPEDRIPLKWDLHVCNKKMLRAKKIMKRVAELRKQARQEMVLLIRRFGRLNIPRLVTDEFNKLLRSCDRADNFMNYAVEAASRLHVM, from the exons ATGCCTCCTCTTCCCATGCCAGACGAATTTCTGATAGATGAAGAGGAGACTCACTTGAAAAGTGAACTCGAAAATAATGCAGTTCCATCGTCCGTTGATAATTCAAACGGATTAGTCATACGCGTTGAACACGAACGCGAAACTGCGGAATTTGATTCGCCGGGTAACCTTGAAGAAGAG GTTGACTCGTTGACCCTGTTTATTTCTGTTTCCGATGTCCGGATCTATGCACACGTAATTTTTCGAATTCATCAGCACATTGAATGCGTCATTCGGGAGTGCAATGCATGGAAAAACCCGGAGGATCGTATTCCGTTAAAGTGGGACCTTCAcgtttgcaataaaaaaatgttgcgGGCCAAAAAGATTATGAAAAGGGTGGCTGAACTGCGGAAGCAGGCACGTCAAGAAATGGTTCTATTAATTCGTCGATTCGGACGTCTAAACATTCCTCGTCTTGTAACAGACGAATTTAACAAATTATTACGTTCTTGCGACAGGGCCGATAATTTCATGAACTATGCAGTTGAAGCAGCTTCTAGACTGCATGTAATGTAA